CATCCTGGTCGCGTCCAAGGGCGGCCACGACGAACACCCCGACTGGTACAAGAACCTGGTCGCCAACCCCGACGTCGAGATCACCGAGAACGGCCGGACACGAAAGATGCGCGCCCGCACCGCCGCCGGCGCGGAGCGTGCGGAGCTGTGGTCGCGGATCGTGGGTGTCTACAAGGGCTACGCGGGCTATCAGAAGCAGACCGACCGCGAGATCCCCGTCGTCATCTGCGAAACCGTCGACGATCCGGGCGCGATCGGCTAGCCAACCACCTTCCTTACGTCCGACGAATCTTGCGCTATAGCGCAAGATTCGTCGGACGTTGCGGGGATGGGGCGTTGCTGATCACGTCGGCGACCTGCGCGGGATAGTCGAGCGGCACGAACGTTCGCCCGCCCTCGATGACGGACAGCATCGCGTTCGGGAAGGCCGCGGCGAGCTGGTCCGCGAAGGCGATAGGGAAGAACCGGTCCGCGTCGCCCCAGGCCAGGTGCACCGGTTTGGCAAACGCGGCGAAGCGGGTGGCGACATCGAGCAGGTCCGCCGATCGGATCGCGCTCATCAGCTTGGCGGCGTCGCGGCGCACGCCGCTGTCCCGGTAGAGGGGCTCGATCCAGCTGCGGGTGACGGCGGCATCCGGCTCACCCACGAACACCAGCCCGAACCCGCGCGGGCCGTGTCGGAGCGCGGTCGTCCGCAGCGCGGCGGCCATCAATTTGAGCAGCCAGGCATGCCGGCCCCAGCGCAGAAGCCCGGTGAATTCCGGCGGTGGGAACACATCGAACGCGTCGCAGTTGGTGAGCACCAACCGGCCGATGCGACTGTGGTCGGTGTCGATGAGGAACTGGCAGAGCGCTCCCCCGGTGTCGTTGCCGACCAGGGTCACCTCGCTCAGGTCCAGGGCGGCCAGGAAGGCGTTGATGATGGCCGCTTGGCCGCGCGGGCTGAGGTCCGCGCTCGGGTGCATGGCAATCGGGTGCGAGCCGAGCGGCCAGGTCGGGGCGTAGCTGCGGATGCCGCGCTCGGCGAGCAGGTCGGCGACCGCCGCCCAGAGCTGGTTGTCGACCAGCAGGCCGTGCACGAACACGACCGGTGGGAACGTGCTGTCGGCCGGGCCGGCGGCGCGGTAGGTGATGGTGCCCTGCGGTAGCTCCACGCGGTTCACGGCTCACCTCGACATGGTCAGCGCGTCGGCCAGTTACGTGGCGCCGGCACCTCGAGCAGCGCCGGGTCCACCGGGGTGTGCTCCGCCGCGGCATGCAATCGACCGTCGCGCAGGGCAATCGCGCCGGACCGCAGCATCGATGCGATGAGCTCGGTGGTGAACTCCTCCACCGGGCGGTGCAGCAACCGGGCCGAGTCGATCAACCAGGGCCGCTGGTGCAGGTAGGGCTCCACGGTGTCGGTCGGCAGGCCTGCGCGGATCATCAGTTGGTAGGCGAAGATGCGCCGCGAGGCGTACCAGACCGCACCATCGGGGTCATCGACGAGCCGCTGCGCCCGACGCACCGCATTGCCCAGTGCCGCACCGGTGTCCGGCGGAATCCGCCCGTGCGCGGGCAGGATGACCCGCGGGTCGAGCTCGACCATCCGCTGCACCGAGGCCAGCGCCGTCTTCGCCACGTCCGGGCCGTCCAAAGCAAGGTTGACCATGCCCACGTCGTAGTCGGACATCGCGTCGCCGACCGCGAGCAACCGCTCCTCGGGCTGCCACAGCGCGACGTGGCCGGGGGTGTGGCCGGGTGTGGTGACGACCTGCCAGTGCGTGTCGCCGAGCAACAGCAGTTGCCCGTCGGTGAGGGGTTCGTCGACCGTGTACGGCGCGACGGGTTGGTCGAAGTACTCGGTCTGGCAGCACCCCGGATCGCGCCGGTTGACCGCCGCGGCATCCACGGTGCCCGCGGCGATCCCGGCGCCACCGGACTGCAGCACGCCGTTGGCGCCGACGTGGTCAGCGTGCCAGTGGGTGTTCACCACCAGGTCGAGACGGTCGGTGTGGGCGCGCACCCACTCGGCGGTTTCCGTTGCGTGGCCGACGAATCCGCTGTCCACCAGGGCTGGTTGCCGGCCGGGCAACAGCAGCAGGTTGCCGTCCGGGAAGGGCCGGTCCTGCCAGATCAGCCGGCGCGGCAGATGCGAACTGTCGATACCCATGGTTGCTCCCGCACGAATCGGCGATGATCACCAAGGGCAACACTATGATGTTCAATAGTCGGACGTCAAATCAATTCACACGATCGGAGCGGCCACTCGCCCGCGCAGGATCGCCAACATCCGGTCGGGGTCCGCGGGCGTGCAGGTCGGGTGCACCCACTGGCCCACGTCCAGGTCGACGACCTGGCTCCGGCTGCGGCGATGGAGGTCGAGGCCGAACCAGTGCCGGAAATCCCCGGAGCCCCAGATCCGCCACGCCCCGGTGCGCACACCCGCGGGCCGGACGCGCACGGCCTTGATCTCGTCGTAGGGCACGACCTTGGCCCCGGCCCACGGGAAGTAGTACCGGCGCAGCGTGATGCCCCGTTCGTCCAGGCGCACCAAGCCGTCGTCGTAGTCGGACTGCTCGGTCACAGCCGCTGTTCGCTCTGTCGGGCCGGGGTGGTCACCTCGGCGGGCGCCGTCTTCTGCTGCGGCGCGGCGGGCCCGTGCGGCCAGGCACCGGGCTTGTACCGCTTGTTGGTCGACTCGTAGCGGCCCGGCGCGCCGTTGACCACCGACGTCGCGCTCGGATCCCACCAGATCTCCCGGCCATCCCGGTACGGGCTGTACGCGCCGTCGGGATAACCCCAGCTTCCGGACGGCCCGGTGCCGCCGGGATAGGCCCGCATGCCGGCCGCGAACGTCTGCGCGGTCAGGTTCGGACCGGCCATCTGGATGCCCAACGCCAGTTGGTAGAAGAACTGGTAGAACAGGTCCGCGCCGAAGATCGGTTCGTGGTCGGGGTCGACCGATTTCGCTGCGGCATAAGCAAAACTGGCGCCCTGCGGCTGCTCCTGGCCCAGCTGACTCAGCCCGAAGGCGTGCTTCCACTGGCCCTCGTCGTAGAGCTGGCCGAACTCGTCGGAATCGGTGAGCACGGTGCCGGTGACCACATACTCCGGGTAGTACTGCTGCTGGCTCATCCGGTTGGTCACCAGCAGCGGGAACAGCGGGTCGCAGAGCAGCACCACGGTGGTGATGCCGTCCTGCTTGAGTTTGGCGGCGATGTTGTTGGCCTGGTCGGAGAAGCGGGCCAGGTCCAGGGTGTAGCTGTAGCGCTGCGCCTTGTTGCCGGCCGCGTTGATGTCCTTCATCGCCGTGTTCAGGCACTGCTGGTACTCGGGGTTGTCCGGGGTGATGATGCCGAGCTTGCGCGGTTGGCCGGCCAGTCCCGGCCCGGCGTGATCGGCCGGGTAACCGAACACCCGCTTGTTCAGGTACTCCGCGACGATCTCCGACAGGGTCGTGCAGTCCGGGAACGGGCTCCACGAGTACGGCTGATGCGCGGCGAACCATTGCCGGGACATGTAGGGCGCGCCGATCGCGACCACGCCCTGCCGGGCCAGGGCGTCGTTGTAGGGCTGGGTGAACGCACTGATGTCCGCGAAGGCCTTGAGCTCCTTCGCCGTATGGATCGCGTCGGCCTGCGCGGCGTCCTGCCCGGCGCCGACGAACTCGTTGAACACCGAGCCCTTGCCGTGCCACTCCTGCAGGTCGAGCTTGCGGCCGTACATCTGGAAGTTCTGGGAGAAGTAGGTGGCGTAGTCCTGGATGGTGCGCCGCACGTCCGCGTCCGTGGCCGCCGGGATCTTGT
This genomic window from Sporichthyaceae bacterium contains:
- a CDS encoding nitroreductase/quinone reductase family protein, which translates into the protein MSTRNNILAGVGARILEGGHRTLLCVTGGRWPHRIGGMATVELHATGRKSGKRLSTLLTTPIHDDRRVILVASKGGHDEHPDWYKNLVANPDVEITENGRTRKMRARTAAGAERAELWSRIVGVYKGYAGYQKQTDREIPVVICETVDDPGAIG
- a CDS encoding alpha/beta hydrolase, which encodes MNRVELPQGTITYRAAGPADSTFPPVVFVHGLLVDNQLWAAVADLLAERGIRSYAPTWPLGSHPIAMHPSADLSPRGQAAIINAFLAALDLSEVTLVGNDTGGALCQFLIDTDHSRIGRLVLTNCDAFDVFPPPEFTGLLRWGRHAWLLKLMAAALRTTALRHGPRGFGLVFVGEPDAAVTRSWIEPLYRDSGVRRDAAKLMSAIRSADLLDVATRFAAFAKPVHLAWGDADRFFPIAFADQLAAAFPNAMLSVIEGGRTFVPLDYPAQVADVISNAPSPQRPTNLAL
- a CDS encoding MBL fold metallo-hydrolase, encoding MGIDSSHLPRRLIWQDRPFPDGNLLLLPGRQPALVDSGFVGHATETAEWVRAHTDRLDLVVNTHWHADHVGANGVLQSGGAGIAAGTVDAAAVNRRDPGCCQTEYFDQPVAPYTVDEPLTDGQLLLLGDTHWQVVTTPGHTPGHVALWQPEERLLAVGDAMSDYDVGMVNLALDGPDVAKTALASVQRMVELDPRVILPAHGRIPPDTGAALGNAVRRAQRLVDDPDGAVWYASRRIFAYQLMIRAGLPTDTVEPYLHQRPWLIDSARLLHRPVEEFTTELIASMLRSGAIALRDGRLHAAAEHTPVDPALLEVPAPRNWPTR